The window CCCGAAATACATGAGTGGTTTCGTGATTTCATGGTTGCGATTGCAGAAGGAAAGCCGTATTTCGAGAAAGAGTCGGTTAACAGGACGGTTGACGGGAGGCTGATCAATATTATCATAGGCGTAAATATTCCCTCCGAGAAAGAACAATTCAAACAAATTCTTTTGACCGTTACCGACATCACCGAACGAAAGCTGGCAGAAAAGGCATTGCATGAGAGTGAGGAGAAAAACCGTGCCATATTGAATGCCGTACCCGATTTGCTTTTTAGTTTCACAAAAGATGGAGTTATACTCGACTATCACGCTCCCGACGGATCAAACCTCTATGCTTCTCCAGAAGTATTTTTAGGAAAAAATGTTAATGAAGTTATGCCTCCCAATGTTTCCAAACGGGCGAAGGAAGCGATTCATAAGACGCTCAATACAGGTAAAATAACCTCGTTTGAATACGAGATTATGATTGGTGATGAATTACAAACATATGAAGCTCGTACGATATTTCTATCAAATACCCGGGTTCTGTGCGTAGTTCGTGACATCACCATGCGCAAGCAGGCGGAAGAGGAACGGGAGAAATTACACCTCCAGAGGCAGGGTGTTAATCACCTTCAGCATTCGCTTCTTGTACCGGCGTCGCTCGAAAACAAACTGAAAATCATAACCGACAGTATCGTCAGTGTCTTCGGCGCCGATTTCTGCCGGATATGGCTGATCCGGCCCGGGGACTTGTGCGAGCGTGACTGTAAACATGCCAAGGTTCATAAAGGGCCGCATGTCTGCCGTTACCGTGACAAATGCCTGCATCTGCTGGCGAGTTCCGGACGGTACACCCACACAGACGGCGGAGGCCACCGCCGCGTTCCGTTCGGCTGTTATAAGATCGGACGTGTAGCGTCGGATGAAGACCCAAAATTCATCACCAACGATGTGCAGAACGATCCCCGCGTCCACAACCATGAATGGGCGCGCGAGCTGGGGCTCGAATCGTTCGCGGGATACCAGCTCCATATTCCCGGCGGAAAAACGATAGGAGTCCTTGCACTGTTCGCCCGGCACCCAATACTTCCCGCTGAAGATTCAATGCTGGAAGGACTCGGCAGCGCTGTCGCCATGGTCATTCAGCAGGCCGTTGCGGAGGAAGCGGTGATGCAATCGGAAGCACGCTACCGAATATTATTTGAAAATGCCGGTGAAGGTATACTGATTGCAGATATTCAGACAAAAGCATTTATATATGCCAATCCCGCCATCAGTAACATACTGGGCTACAGCACAGAAGAACTGTTAGGGATGCATTTGGAGGATATTCATCCCAAAGAAGATTTAGAGCATGTTATTTCTGTATTTATGGCTCAGGCGCGAGGAGAAATAACACTGGCACAATTACAGTGCCTGAGAAAAAATGGGGAGATAGTGTATGCGAATATAACCACAACAAAGTCTTTGATCGATGGAAGGGAGTGTAATATTGGTTTCTTCAC is drawn from bacterium and contains these coding sequences:
- a CDS encoding PAS domain S-box protein, producing RESEERFRNIFNNAAVSIWEQDWSGAFQIIDDLRAQAITDFHTYFEDHPETVEKALFLTKKLDVNDTTLKLYGAKTKKEILVPYGKNIVPEIHEWFRDFMVAIAEGKPYFEKESVNRTVDGRLINIIIGVNIPSEKEQFKQILLTVTDITERKLAEKALHESEEKNRAILNAVPDLLFSFTKDGVILDYHAPDGSNLYASPEVFLGKNVNEVMPPNVSKRAKEAIHKTLNTGKITSFEYEIMIGDELQTYEARTIFLSNTRVLCVVRDITMRKQAEEEREKLHLQRQGVNHLQHSLLVPASLENKLKIITDSIVSVFGADFCRIWLIRPGDLCERDCKHAKVHKGPHVCRYRDKCLHLLASSGRYTHTDGGGHRRVPFGCYKIGRVASDEDPKFITNDVQNDPRVHNHEWARELGLESFAGYQLHIPGGKTIGVLALFARHPILPAEDSMLEGLGSAVAMVIQQAVAEEAVMQSEARYRILFENAGEGILIADIQTKAFIYANPAISNILGYSTEELLGMHLEDIHPKEDLEHVISVFMAQARGEITLAQLQCLRKNGEIVYANITTTKSLIDGRECNIGFFTDVTEKKRAEEELRISEEKLQSVFNSSPDAITVLDLNGTIRDCNPATVKMHGFSSKEELVGKSAFDLAAPGERQEAMAVLKEMLDKGFQESVEYLLVTKDGREFPGEVSAGVIHDSSGNPQSIVVLSKDVTERKKAQEQEQLERKVLERLNHIENTTDTIRDIIELVRESTGIEAVGIRLREDGDFPYYQTVGFPAEFVEMERYLCARDETGEIVRDAEGNPVLECMCGNILHSRTDTQYSYFTADGSFWSNSTTDLLASTSEKDRQARTRNRCNGEGYESVALIPLRVGESIIGLLQLNDRRRNRFTLEMIRFFEGLSASIGIALSRQQAEEALSATEIRYRRLFESAKDGILILDAETGMIIDV